From Methanococcus maripaludis, the proteins below share one genomic window:
- a CDS encoding 50S ribosomal protein L39e — protein sequence MAGNKPLGKKIRLAKALKQNRRVPMFAIARTKGSVKQHPKMRHWRRKNLKK from the coding sequence ATGGCAGGCAACAAACCTTTGGGTAAAAAAATTAGACTTGCAAAAGCTTTAAAACAAAACAGAAGAGTTCCTATGTTTGCTATTGCAAGAACAAAAGGAAGCGTTAAACAGCACCCAAAAATGAGACACTGGAGAAGAAAAAACCTTAAAAAATAA
- a CDS encoding DUF7411 family protein: MIHMAKAHVLFSGGKDSSLSAIILHNLGYDIQLVTVNFGVLDSYRHAEETAKIIGYPHKVESMDRELIEKSVDMILKDGYPGNGIQFVHKQVLEIISEKYDVIADGTRRDDRVPRLDHSEIQSLEMRKNIQYVTPLMGFGHKTLRNLVNNYFIISEKESEELLKSDYETEIRELIRQRGIDPLEYFPKHIQSRVIGLKR, from the coding sequence ATGATTCACATGGCTAAAGCTCACGTTTTATTCAGCGGTGGAAAAGATAGTTCCCTTTCTGCCATAATTTTGCATAATCTGGGCTATGACATTCAGTTAGTAACCGTTAATTTCGGAGTTTTGGATTCATACCGTCATGCAGAAGAAACTGCCAAAATAATTGGCTATCCTCATAAAGTCGAATCAATGGACAGGGAATTAATTGAAAAATCTGTTGACATGATCTTAAAGGATGGATATCCTGGAAACGGGATTCAGTTTGTACACAAGCAAGTTCTCGAAATAATTTCCGAGAAATACGATGTAATTGCAGATGGTACGAGAAGAGACGACCGCGTTCCAAGACTTGATCACTCTGAGATCCAGAGTCTTGAAATGAGGAAAAATATTCAGTACGTGACTCCTTTAATGGGATTTGGTCACAAAACTTTAAGAAATCTAGTTAACAATTATTTCATAATTTCTGAAAAAGAAAGTGAAGAACTTTTGAAATCAGACTATGAAACCGAAATAAGGGAGTTAATTCGGCAAAGAGGAATCGATCCGCTTGAATACTTCCCAAAACACATTCAATCAAGAGTTATTGGTTTAAAAAGATAA
- a CDS encoding DNA-binding protein produces MNPEEIRQRRLQEMQAKAQAQGAANDPEAQRQMQEQQMQYEMQKQKILRQILSEEARSRLARIKLAKPQFAEQVEMQLIQLAQAGKLPVPLTDEYFKGLLDKIYEMNRPAKKEITIMRK; encoded by the coding sequence ATGAACCCAGAAGAAATAAGGCAAAGAAGATTGCAGGAAATGCAAGCAAAAGCTCAAGCCCAAGGGGCAGCAAATGACCCTGAAGCACAGAGACAGATGCAAGAGCAGCAAATGCAGTACGAAATGCAAAAACAAAAAATTCTCAGGCAGATTCTTTCCGAAGAAGCAAGGTCGAGATTAGCAAGGATCAAACTTGCAAAACCTCAATTTGCAGAACAGGTTGAAATGCAATTAATACAACTCGCACAGGCCGGAAAACTTCCAGTTCCGCTTACTGACGAGTATTTTAAAGGCCTTCTCGATAAAATATACGAGATGAACAGACCTGCAAAGAAAGAAATCACTATAATGAGAAAATAA
- a CDS encoding 30S ribosomal protein S19e, whose product MVTVYDVPANDLIAKLAEKLKEMGVEEPEWTNFVKTGAHKERRPDDGDWWYVRCAAILRKVYINGPVGVERLRSVYGGRKNRGCAPEKFVKGSGNIIRTAFQALEAKELLTKAEKGGRIIAPKGQSLVDNTAKEVADSVAQ is encoded by the coding sequence ATGGTAACCGTTTACGATGTACCAGCAAACGATTTAATCGCAAAATTAGCTGAAAAATTGAAAGAAATGGGCGTAGAAGAGCCTGAATGGACAAACTTCGTTAAAACAGGAGCTCACAAAGAGAGAAGACCTGATGACGGAGATTGGTGGTACGTAAGATGTGCTGCAATATTAAGAAAAGTATACATCAACGGCCCTGTTGGTGTTGAAAGATTAAGAAGCGTTTACGGTGGAAGGAAGAACCGAGGGTGCGCTCCTGAAAAATTCGTTAAAGGTAGTGGAAACATTATCAGGACAGCTTTCCAAGCTTTAGAAGCTAAAGAATTACTTACTAAAGCTGAAAAAGGTGGAAGAATCATTGCACCAAAAGGCCAATCTTTAGTAGACAACACTGCAAAAGAAGTAGCTGATTCAGTAGCACAATAA